From the Acaryochloris thomasi RCC1774 genome, one window contains:
- the tsaB gene encoding tRNA (adenosine(37)-N6)-threonylcarbamoyltransferase complex dimerization subunit type 1 TsaB, producing the protein MQPSFPSSSAQSVLGIDTTGPTLRLGLSNFADVNRNQSWELGRDLSMYLHQSLATFMPPCGWPDLAWIVVAKGPGGYTGTRLGVVTARTLAQQLNLPLYGVSTLAMFAWVYITGEHCQPDVPLAVDMPGQKGHVHGGIYQLMADQTLEVRSCDRHLTHSEWDVALAQQNIEHRLSLPTAVLSDRSLSQALLTLGQQQQVKGYSAWDSVLPHYR; encoded by the coding sequence GTGCAGCCCTCTTTCCCTTCCTCCTCAGCTCAGTCTGTTTTGGGTATTGACACCACCGGTCCCACCCTGCGCTTGGGACTGAGTAACTTTGCTGACGTTAACCGCAATCAGTCCTGGGAGCTGGGCCGTGATCTATCCATGTATCTCCATCAGTCGCTGGCAACCTTTATGCCGCCCTGTGGTTGGCCTGACCTAGCTTGGATTGTCGTTGCTAAGGGGCCAGGGGGCTACACCGGCACTCGCCTCGGAGTCGTCACAGCTCGCACCCTAGCGCAACAGCTCAATCTACCTCTCTACGGCGTTTCGACCCTAGCAATGTTTGCCTGGGTCTACATCACAGGAGAACATTGCCAGCCCGATGTTCCGCTTGCCGTAGACATGCCCGGTCAAAAGGGACACGTTCACGGCGGCATCTATCAGCTGATGGCCGATCAAACTTTGGAAGTTAGGAGTTGCGATCGCCACCTTACCCACTCTGAATGGGACGTGGCTCTTGCTCAGCAAAACATCGAACATAGACTTTCACTACCCACTGCAGTCCTCAGCGATCGCTCCCTCAGCCAAGCTCTCCTGACCCTAGGTCAGCAGCAGCAAGTGAAAGGATATTCTGCCTGGGATTCAGTTCTGCCCCACTACCGCTAA
- a CDS encoding alpha/beta fold hydrolase translates to MFPSFLPADTAQLTEAASINAAQMIQQHPIQTCFSADPILTTYLQQGTDGVPLLLLHGFDSSLLEFRRFLPLVAGQRSTWAVDLLGFGFTDRPLDITFSPAELKLHLYHFWKTLIDRPVVLVGASMGGALALDFCLTHPDCVDRLVLLDSAGFATSAVPTKLMRPPIDGWATAFLRNPGVRRRISVQAYCDRNCVTPDAEICASLHLQHPRWQEALIAFAKSGGYNFLADKIDQISQPTLILWGEQDRIMNRKDAPKFEQAIADSQLVWVQNCGHVPHLEQPQITAHHILEFTAAKS, encoded by the coding sequence ATGTTCCCTAGCTTTTTGCCTGCTGATACGGCTCAGCTCACTGAGGCCGCGTCTATCAATGCCGCACAGATGATTCAGCAGCACCCGATTCAGACCTGCTTTAGTGCTGATCCAATTTTGACGACCTATCTGCAGCAGGGGACAGATGGCGTTCCTCTACTGCTGCTGCACGGTTTTGACAGCTCGCTCCTAGAGTTCCGGCGATTCTTGCCGCTTGTCGCAGGACAGCGATCGACTTGGGCGGTGGACTTGCTGGGATTTGGATTCACAGATCGTCCGCTGGATATTACGTTTAGCCCTGCAGAGCTGAAGCTACATCTCTATCATTTCTGGAAAACCCTGATTGATCGGCCTGTGGTGCTGGTGGGAGCGTCGATGGGAGGGGCGCTGGCGCTGGATTTTTGCCTGACACATCCTGACTGTGTGGACCGGCTAGTGCTGTTGGATAGCGCTGGTTTTGCGACCTCGGCAGTACCGACAAAGCTGATGCGACCACCGATTGATGGCTGGGCGACGGCTTTTTTGCGGAATCCGGGAGTGCGACGACGAATCAGTGTGCAGGCCTATTGCGATCGCAACTGTGTCACACCCGATGCCGAGATCTGTGCTTCTTTGCATCTGCAGCATCCTCGCTGGCAGGAAGCTCTAATCGCTTTTGCGAAAAGTGGCGGCTATAACTTTTTAGCGGACAAGATTGACCAAATCTCGCAGCCGACGCTGATTCTTTGGGGCGAGCAGGACCGCATTATGAACCGCAAAGATGCGCCCAAATTTGAACAGGCGATCGCCGATAGTCAGCTTGTTTGGGTTCAAAACTGTGGGCACGTCCCGCATCTAGAGCAGCCGCAGATCACGGCTCACCATATTCTAGAATTTACGGCAGCAAAAAGCTGA
- a CDS encoding SDR family oxidoreductase, translated as MQRLQGQVALVTGASSGIGSGVALSMAQAGAKVVVNYASSPKGAEAVVDEVKEQGGDAIAIQADVSQEDQVLNLFAKTYEAFGTLDVLVNNAGLQKDQPFTEMTLDAWNKVISVNLTGQFLCAREAAKEFIRRGVVPEKSCSAGKIICMSSVHEVIPWAGHCNYAASKGGVMLLMKSMAQELAPHKIRVNSIGPGAIKTPINKDAWDTPEAEESLLNLIPYNRVGEPTDIGKAAVWLASDESEYVHGITLFVDGGMTLYPGFATGG; from the coding sequence ATGCAGCGTTTGCAAGGCCAAGTTGCGCTCGTCACTGGGGCAAGCTCCGGTATCGGCTCTGGTGTCGCGCTCTCCATGGCGCAGGCAGGAGCCAAGGTCGTTGTAAACTACGCCAGCAGTCCGAAGGGCGCTGAGGCTGTGGTTGATGAGGTTAAAGAACAGGGGGGAGATGCGATCGCAATTCAAGCCGATGTCAGCCAAGAAGATCAGGTCTTGAATCTATTCGCCAAAACCTATGAAGCCTTTGGCACCCTCGATGTTCTGGTCAACAACGCAGGTCTACAGAAAGATCAGCCCTTTACCGAAATGACCTTAGATGCCTGGAATAAGGTAATCAGCGTCAATCTCACCGGACAGTTCCTCTGTGCGCGGGAAGCGGCTAAGGAGTTCATTCGCCGTGGCGTTGTGCCTGAGAAATCCTGTTCAGCAGGCAAAATCATCTGCATGAGTTCAGTCCACGAGGTGATTCCCTGGGCGGGACACTGTAACTATGCCGCTTCTAAGGGCGGCGTTATGCTGCTGATGAAAAGCATGGCCCAAGAGCTAGCGCCCCACAAAATACGAGTCAACAGCATCGGTCCAGGCGCGATCAAGACGCCCATCAATAAAGATGCCTGGGACACGCCGGAGGCTGAAGAAAGTTTGCTCAATCTGATTCCTTACAACCGTGTCGGTGAACCGACTGATATTGGTAAAGCTGCTGTTTGGCTAGCATCCGATGAGTCCGAGTATGTTCACGGCATCACGCTCTTCGTCGATGGCGGCATGACACTTTATCCAGGGTTCGCGACGGGAGGATAG
- a CDS encoding amylo-alpha-1,6-glucosidase, with amino-acid sequence MVVQLGRDICGDLPTAEKREWLITNGMGGYGAGTVAGLLTRRYHGLLVAALKPPLERTLLLTKLDESVDYQGKVYELATNRWADGTVAPQGYQNIEQFQLEGSIPLWKYACGEALLEKRVWMQPGANTTYIHYCLKRASAPLTLTIKAFVNTRDHHHETRGQDWQMQIAPVPHGVRVSPFEEATSFSLLCDRGEVKAEHLWHSGFDMSLERYRGLGDRDDNLHSTTIAITLQPGETLTIVASTESDPKLDGKVALSERRAHEQRLLASWKVVSPTKATAPWIDQLILAADQFVVDRPLPEAPEGKTIIAGYPWFGDWGRDTMISLSGLTLTTGRAEIARTIIHTFAQYLDQGMLPNVFPEVGEEPGYNTVDAILWYFEAIREYYAATRDDALLEEIYPALTEVIAWHQKGTRYAIHLDDDGLIYAGEAGVQLTWMDAKVGDWVVTPRVGKPIEINALWYSALRMMAQLAQRLGKPHQSFQDMAEQTRSGFQRFWSADLGYCYDVLDGPEGNDEALRPNQIFAVSLPMASGQIGSTPLLSPDQQRAVVDICGRSLLTSVGLRSLSPAHPDYTGHYGGDQLSRDGVYHQGTTWGWLLGPYVQAHIQVYKDAEQARSLLEPMADHLSAHGLGSISEIFDGDAPFVPRGCFAQAWSVAETLRAWVAVERFANGAEQDR; translated from the coding sequence ATGGTTGTTCAGTTAGGTCGAGACATTTGTGGAGATCTGCCGACTGCAGAGAAAAGAGAATGGCTGATCACCAACGGCATGGGTGGATATGGAGCAGGCACCGTCGCTGGGCTGTTGACCCGACGCTATCACGGTCTATTGGTTGCAGCCCTGAAGCCGCCGCTGGAGCGCACGTTACTGCTGACTAAGCTCGATGAGAGCGTTGATTATCAAGGGAAAGTCTACGAACTGGCGACAAACCGCTGGGCAGACGGCACGGTTGCACCGCAGGGCTATCAGAATATTGAGCAGTTCCAGCTAGAAGGCAGCATCCCGTTATGGAAGTATGCCTGCGGGGAGGCACTGCTAGAGAAGCGAGTCTGGATGCAGCCGGGAGCTAATACGACCTATATTCACTATTGTCTCAAACGGGCCAGTGCGCCGCTCACCCTGACGATTAAAGCGTTCGTCAACACCCGCGATCATCACCATGAAACGCGGGGGCAAGACTGGCAGATGCAAATCGCGCCTGTGCCTCATGGCGTTCGTGTGTCTCCGTTTGAGGAGGCAACCTCTTTCTCACTGCTCTGTGATCGAGGCGAGGTGAAAGCTGAACATCTATGGCACAGCGGTTTCGATATGTCCCTAGAACGATACCGAGGGCTGGGCGATCGCGATGACAACCTTCACTCCACAACGATTGCGATTACGCTTCAGCCTGGGGAGACACTGACGATTGTGGCCAGCACTGAGAGCGATCCGAAGTTAGATGGCAAAGTGGCTCTCTCAGAGCGTCGTGCCCACGAGCAAAGGCTGTTAGCAAGTTGGAAGGTGGTCTCTCCCACTAAAGCAACAGCCCCTTGGATTGATCAGCTCATTTTGGCTGCGGATCAGTTTGTTGTGGATCGTCCATTGCCAGAAGCACCAGAGGGTAAAACCATCATTGCCGGATATCCCTGGTTTGGCGATTGGGGACGCGACACGATGATTAGCCTATCGGGGCTGACGCTGACGACGGGGCGCGCTGAGATTGCTCGCACCATTATTCACACCTTTGCCCAATACCTCGATCAGGGAATGCTGCCCAATGTTTTCCCTGAAGTGGGAGAGGAACCCGGTTACAACACCGTCGATGCGATTCTTTGGTACTTCGAGGCGATCCGTGAATACTATGCGGCAACCAGAGATGATGCGCTACTCGAAGAAATCTATCCAGCCTTAACAGAGGTGATTGCTTGGCATCAAAAGGGGACTCGCTACGCCATTCACTTGGATGACGATGGCTTGATCTATGCCGGGGAAGCAGGCGTTCAGCTCACCTGGATGGATGCCAAGGTTGGCGATTGGGTGGTGACGCCTCGCGTGGGTAAGCCAATTGAGATTAATGCTCTTTGGTACAGCGCTCTGCGAATGATGGCGCAGTTGGCGCAACGGTTGGGTAAGCCCCACCAATCGTTTCAGGATATGGCTGAGCAGACCCGATCTGGCTTTCAGCGGTTTTGGTCGGCTGATCTGGGCTACTGCTATGACGTGTTGGATGGACCCGAGGGTAATGATGAGGCCCTACGTCCGAATCAGATTTTTGCGGTTTCTTTGCCAATGGCGTCGGGGCAAATTGGGAGTACTCCGCTACTCTCTCCTGATCAACAGCGGGCGGTGGTGGATATTTGCGGGCGGTCACTGCTGACTTCTGTGGGGTTGAGATCGCTTTCTCCAGCTCACCCAGACTATACAGGGCATTACGGAGGGGATCAGCTCAGTCGCGATGGTGTATATCACCAGGGCACGACGTGGGGCTGGCTGTTGGGGCCTTATGTACAGGCTCATATACAGGTATACAAAGATGCAGAGCAGGCGCGATCGCTCTTAGAGCCAATGGCGGATCATCTATCGGCTCACGGTCTCGGAAGCATTAGCGAAATCTTTGATGGAGATGCGCCGTTTGTTCCCCGAGGCTGTTTTGCTCAGGCTTGGTCAGTGGCGGAGACTTTGCGAGCGTGGGTGGCTGTGGAGCGTTTTGCGAATGGAGCAGAGCAAGACAGATGA
- a CDS encoding MGH1-like glycoside hydrolase domain-containing protein: MTTPEEQRLTENRDRISYWKRWGPYLSERQWGTVREDYSAYGEAWDYFSHDQARSRAYRWGEDGLLGISDNHQRLCFALALWNGEDPILKERLYGLTGSQGNHGEDVKEYYFYLDSTPTHSYMKGLYKYPQAAFPYQWLEEENRQRGRDGMEFELLDTGIFNEDRYFDVMVEYAKASSEDILMRISVTNRGPETKTLHLLPTLWFRNTWAWDETTSEPFLKAKDPQTVQVSHPDLGERWWTCSKAADLLFTNNETNFERLFQTENASPYVKDGIHNYVVQGQKEAVNPERVGTKAAAYYPLTIGAGETQVVELRLSDRDDSGGSDFEAVFCDRISEADEFYATVTPSCTKDLCNIQRQAFAGLLWTKQYYHFIVEDWLQGDPNNPEPPEGHQKGRNSQWKHLHADDIISMPDKWEYPWFAAWDSAFHAIPLALVDAEFAKKQLDLMTREWYMHPNGQLPAYEWAFSDVNPPVHAWATWRIYKIEQKRKGKGDRKFLERVFQKLLLNFTWWVNRKDVEGNNVFEGGFLGLDNIGVFDRSSPLPTGGFIEQADGTSWMGMYCLNMLAIALELAVENSVYEDMATKFFEHFLYIAEAMNHVGGDGTQLWDEEDGFFYDVLHLPNNDRLPLKVRSMVGLIPLFAVTVLEPEMLEKVPAFKKRLEWFIQHRPDLKTNVACMETQGMEARRLLALCYLTPNKVVSEDRFRRILEKLLDETEFFGDYGIRALSRHHAEHPYIFEVDGEEHRVDYEPAESSSGLFGGNSNWRGPVWFPVNYLLIESLQKFHHYVGDDFKVECPTGSGHMMTLWEVAAEISRRLMRIFTQDKAGQRPVYGAIDTFQNNLDWKDYIQFHEYFHGDNGAGIGASHQTGWTGLIAKLIQQNGETMGEDL, translated from the coding sequence ATGACCACTCCCGAAGAACAACGTCTGACAGAAAACCGCGATCGCATCTCCTATTGGAAGCGCTGGGGCCCCTATCTCAGCGAACGCCAGTGGGGCACGGTGCGCGAAGACTACAGCGCCTACGGCGAAGCCTGGGATTATTTCTCTCACGATCAGGCCCGCTCAAGAGCCTATCGCTGGGGCGAGGATGGCTTGCTGGGCATCTCTGACAATCATCAACGCCTCTGTTTTGCCTTAGCGCTGTGGAATGGGGAAGACCCCATCTTAAAAGAGCGTCTTTATGGCCTAACCGGCAGCCAAGGCAACCACGGCGAAGATGTTAAAGAATACTACTTTTACCTCGACAGCACGCCGACCCATTCCTACATGAAGGGGTTGTACAAGTATCCGCAGGCCGCATTTCCCTATCAATGGCTTGAGGAGGAGAACCGCCAGCGCGGACGCGATGGGATGGAGTTTGAGCTGTTGGATACAGGGATATTCAACGAAGATCGCTACTTTGATGTGATGGTGGAGTACGCAAAAGCATCCTCTGAAGATATTTTGATGCGAATTAGCGTTACCAATCGCGGCCCGGAGACGAAAACGCTGCACCTGTTGCCGACGCTGTGGTTCCGCAATACTTGGGCCTGGGACGAAACAACCTCGGAACCGTTTTTGAAAGCTAAGGATCCGCAGACGGTTCAGGTGTCTCACCCTGATTTAGGCGAACGCTGGTGGACCTGCTCAAAAGCAGCCGATCTACTGTTTACAAATAATGAGACCAATTTTGAGCGTCTATTCCAGACGGAGAATGCCAGCCCCTATGTGAAAGATGGCATTCATAACTACGTTGTTCAGGGGCAAAAGGAAGCCGTTAATCCTGAGCGGGTGGGGACGAAGGCTGCGGCGTATTATCCGCTGACGATTGGGGCTGGGGAGACTCAAGTGGTAGAGCTGCGGTTGAGTGACCGGGATGATAGTGGAGGAAGTGATTTTGAGGCGGTGTTTTGCGATCGCATCTCTGAAGCCGACGAGTTCTACGCCACCGTCACCCCAAGCTGCACGAAAGATCTCTGCAATATCCAGCGCCAAGCCTTTGCAGGACTGCTGTGGACGAAGCAGTACTACCATTTCATTGTCGAGGACTGGCTCCAGGGTGACCCCAACAACCCTGAGCCGCCGGAAGGTCACCAAAAAGGACGCAACAGTCAGTGGAAACATCTCCACGCCGACGACATTATTTCGATGCCTGACAAGTGGGAGTACCCTTGGTTTGCCGCCTGGGACTCAGCCTTCCATGCCATTCCTTTAGCTTTAGTAGATGCTGAGTTTGCCAAAAAGCAGCTCGATCTGATGACGCGGGAATGGTATATGCATCCCAACGGTCAGCTTCCTGCCTATGAATGGGCCTTCAGCGACGTGAATCCGCCGGTTCATGCCTGGGCCACTTGGCGCATATACAAGATTGAACAGAAACGAAAAGGGAAAGGCGATCGCAAGTTCCTAGAGCGCGTCTTTCAGAAACTATTGCTTAACTTCACCTGGTGGGTGAACCGCAAGGATGTCGAAGGCAACAACGTCTTTGAGGGCGGCTTTCTAGGACTCGATAATATTGGCGTCTTCGACCGCAGTTCCCCGTTGCCAACCGGCGGATTTATCGAGCAGGCCGACGGCACGAGCTGGATGGGGATGTACTGCTTGAATATGCTGGCGATCGCGCTAGAGCTTGCCGTAGAGAATTCGGTCTACGAGGACATGGCGACCAAATTCTTTGAGCATTTCTTGTACATTGCCGAGGCCATGAACCACGTTGGTGGCGACGGCACCCAACTCTGGGATGAAGAAGATGGCTTTTTTTATGATGTTTTGCACCTACCCAATAACGACCGGCTTCCTCTCAAGGTGCGATCGATGGTGGGCCTGATTCCGCTGTTTGCAGTGACGGTTCTAGAACCCGAAATGTTGGAGAAGGTGCCTGCGTTCAAGAAGCGACTGGAATGGTTTATTCAGCACCGGCCCGATCTGAAAACGAACGTCGCCTGCATGGAAACTCAGGGCATGGAGGCACGTAGACTGCTGGCGCTGTGCTACCTCACGCCCAACAAAGTGGTTTCAGAAGATCGCTTCCGCCGCATTTTGGAGAAGCTTTTGGACGAGACCGAGTTCTTCGGTGACTACGGCATTCGGGCACTGTCTCGCCACCACGCTGAACATCCCTACATTTTTGAGGTGGATGGTGAAGAGCATCGAGTGGATTACGAACCGGCAGAATCTAGTAGCGGCTTGTTTGGCGGCAATTCGAATTGGCGCGGCCCCGTGTGGTTCCCGGTCAACTATTTGCTGATTGAATCGCTGCAAAAGTTTCATCACTACGTTGGCGATGACTTTAAGGTGGAATGTCCTACAGGGTCCGGTCACATGATGACGCTCTGGGAGGTTGCGGCTGAAATTTCCCGGCGATTGATGCGGATTTTTACCCAAGATAAAGCCGGTCAGCGTCCGGTGTATGGCGCGATTGATACCTTTCAAAACAATCTCGATTGGAAAGACTATATCCAGTTCCATGAATATTTCCACGGCGATAATGGAGCGGGCATTGGGGCAAGTCATCAAACGGGCTGGACTGGATTGATTGCTAAGTTGATTCAGCAAAACGGAGAAACGATGGGTGAGGATCTTTAA
- a CDS encoding MIP/aquaporin family protein, whose translation MFQIFRDHWPNYLIEAWGLGTFMVSAGVFATLLYAENSPLSFPHPLLRDLVMGLGMGGTAIAIIYSPWGKRSGAHINPAVTLTFFHLNKIAAWDAFFYILFQFIGALAGVLLVAVALGSPFQEAPVNYVVTVPGQWGWPAALVAEFTISFVLMTMVLWVSNTPQIARLTGLFSGILVTLYVVFSAPISGFGMNPARTFGSALPAQTWTAFWIYYFAPPLAMLLAADLYQRITKMRSHSICSKLCPNGETPCISPICCSACDQVIRPWRQKEKVDAIS comes from the coding sequence ATGTTCCAAATCTTTCGAGACCATTGGCCCAACTATCTAATTGAAGCCTGGGGACTAGGCACCTTTATGGTGTCAGCCGGTGTTTTTGCAACGCTCTTATACGCAGAAAATTCGCCCTTGTCCTTTCCCCATCCGCTGTTGCGGGATCTGGTGATGGGGTTGGGTATGGGAGGAACCGCGATCGCAATTATCTATTCCCCCTGGGGCAAGCGCTCTGGCGCACACATCAATCCCGCCGTGACCCTAACCTTCTTTCATCTCAATAAAATCGCAGCCTGGGATGCATTTTTCTATATCCTATTTCAGTTCATCGGAGCATTAGCCGGTGTTTTGCTCGTCGCGGTTGCTCTCGGCTCTCCATTCCAGGAGGCTCCCGTGAATTACGTAGTGACCGTACCGGGGCAGTGGGGATGGCCTGCAGCCCTAGTGGCAGAGTTTACGATTTCTTTTGTCCTGATGACGATGGTGCTCTGGGTCAGCAACACACCCCAGATTGCTAGGCTAACGGGACTTTTCTCAGGGATACTTGTAACGCTTTACGTTGTCTTCTCTGCGCCTATTTCTGGCTTTGGCATGAACCCAGCTCGCACCTTTGGCTCAGCTTTACCCGCTCAGACCTGGACGGCGTTTTGGATTTACTACTTTGCACCGCCGCTAGCAATGCTGTTGGCGGCAGACCTGTATCAGCGGATTACGAAGATGAGATCGCACTCCATCTGCAGCAAACTTTGTCCCAACGGTGAAACGCCTTGTATCAGCCCGATCTGCTGTAGTGCATGTGATCAGGTTATCCGGCCCTGGCGGCAGAAAGAGAAAGTTGATGCTATCTCCTGA
- a CDS encoding 2Fe-2S iron-sulfur cluster-binding protein, whose amino-acid sequence MLQDLKQIQNPIARSATAGITVSSFILIAGVLGLGFFKLKETHKIAVLGAAAGGGVGAIAGAVVAPTKTKSKTSRPQPNVAEDGWKDWRPFVVRRKVKESEEITSFYLEPQDGGPLPGFKPGQFLTIQLDIPRQPRPVIRTYSLSDYAQTPKYYRLSIKREPAPKDLDVPPGLASNFMHDQVHEGTVLPAKPPNGKFFLDLNKNAPAVLISNGVGITPMISMAKACKLQGGDRPVWFLHGARNGQFHALREEVNNIGVNVHYRYSRPRPEDEGQYQSTGYIDADLIKTEVSPALQNASLATAEYFLCGSPPFMDGIRAGLRDLGVPDENVYFESFSKPKAKVETSEEPEGAVATAEVVFATSGKTLTWKPSDGTLLEFAEANNIDPPYSCRAGICLTCMCSIQEGEVAYDEEPTGTPDEGSVLICISKPGTERVVLDL is encoded by the coding sequence ATGCTCCAAGATCTCAAACAAATTCAGAATCCGATTGCTCGCAGTGCGACAGCAGGTATTACCGTATCGTCCTTTATCCTGATTGCCGGTGTATTGGGACTTGGATTTTTTAAGCTTAAAGAGACCCACAAAATAGCGGTCTTAGGAGCAGCGGCAGGAGGAGGAGTGGGTGCGATCGCAGGTGCCGTCGTTGCCCCCACAAAAACAAAGTCGAAAACATCCCGACCACAGCCAAACGTTGCAGAGGACGGCTGGAAAGATTGGCGGCCCTTCGTCGTCCGTCGCAAAGTCAAAGAAAGCGAAGAGATCACTTCGTTCTATCTGGAACCTCAAGATGGTGGCCCCCTCCCAGGCTTCAAACCCGGACAGTTCCTAACGATCCAGCTCGACATCCCCAGACAGCCTCGGCCTGTGATTCGAACTTATTCACTCTCAGACTATGCCCAGACACCCAAATATTACCGACTCTCGATTAAGCGAGAACCAGCCCCCAAAGATCTAGACGTGCCACCCGGCTTGGCCTCTAACTTCATGCATGATCAGGTCCATGAAGGAACCGTTCTACCTGCCAAGCCCCCCAATGGGAAATTCTTCCTTGACCTCAACAAAAACGCACCCGCCGTCTTAATCAGCAATGGCGTTGGCATCACGCCCATGATCAGCATGGCAAAGGCCTGCAAACTTCAGGGCGGAGATCGGCCCGTCTGGTTTTTACACGGCGCGAGAAACGGTCAGTTCCATGCCCTACGCGAAGAGGTAAATAATATTGGCGTCAACGTTCACTATCGCTACAGTCGCCCTCGCCCTGAAGATGAAGGCCAATATCAAAGCACGGGCTATATCGATGCAGACCTGATTAAAACGGAGGTCTCACCGGCTCTCCAAAACGCATCTTTAGCCACGGCAGAATACTTTTTGTGTGGTTCACCACCCTTTATGGATGGCATTCGAGCGGGGCTACGAGACCTAGGCGTACCGGATGAAAACGTTTACTTTGAATCCTTTAGCAAACCCAAAGCGAAGGTCGAGACCTCAGAGGAGCCAGAGGGTGCAGTAGCAACGGCAGAAGTTGTATTCGCAACCTCAGGTAAAACCCTGACCTGGAAACCCAGCGACGGCACCCTGCTGGAGTTCGCGGAAGCCAACAACATCGATCCGCCCTATAGCTGCCGCGCGGGCATCTGCCTCACCTGCATGTGCTCAATCCAGGAAGGGGAGGTGGCCTACGACGAAGAGCCGACCGGAACGCCAGACGAAGGCTCGGTGCTGATCTGTATTTCTAAGCCAGGAACGGAGCGGGTCGTACTAGACCTTTAA
- a CDS encoding GMC family oxidoreductase encodes MSEHYDIIIVGTGAGGGTLAHRLAPSGKKILVLERGEFLPREKANWDAVEVFQKERYHTDEIWQDKDRRVLHPGTGYNVGGNTKVYGGALFRLRERDFEQITHHGGISPEWPLKYRDFEPYYDQAEQLYQVHGQQGLDPTEPARKADYTFPPISHEPRIQDIHYRLADKGLNPFYLPLAIRLNEVNQLMSDCIRCNTCDGFPCMVKGKSDSDITCIQPAMNADNLTLLTGAMVRRLKTSASGKEVTGVEVEIEGELETFSANIVVVACGAINSAVLLLRSQTDQHPNGLANGSDQVGRNFMKHQNGAIVGISRKPNPSVFQKTLAINDYYWGEEGFDYPMGHVQLLGKVNKDMMVLDAPKLSPGMALDEAAKHSVDWWLTAEDLPEATNRVRLQDDKITLEYTDNNTEAFNRLSNRWTHVLKSIECGDTIMPCSLYFRKRIPLQGVAHQVGTCRFGTDPKTSVLDLNCRAHEVDNLYVVDGSFFPSSGAVNPSLTIMANAMRVGDHLLKKL; translated from the coding sequence ATGAGTGAGCATTACGACATCATCATCGTCGGGACTGGTGCAGGGGGCGGAACCCTCGCCCATCGCCTAGCACCCAGCGGTAAGAAAATACTCGTCCTCGAACGGGGTGAATTTTTGCCCCGCGAAAAAGCAAACTGGGATGCGGTGGAGGTGTTCCAAAAGGAGCGCTATCACACCGATGAGATCTGGCAGGACAAAGATCGCAGAGTGCTGCACCCCGGTACGGGCTATAACGTCGGTGGCAATACCAAGGTCTACGGCGGTGCCCTGTTTCGCCTGCGGGAGCGCGACTTTGAGCAAATTACTCACCACGGCGGTATTTCGCCTGAGTGGCCGCTGAAGTATCGAGATTTTGAACCCTATTATGATCAGGCTGAACAGCTCTATCAAGTGCATGGGCAGCAGGGACTCGACCCCACTGAACCGGCTCGGAAAGCGGACTATACTTTCCCTCCCATCAGCCATGAACCTCGCATTCAAGACATTCACTATCGGCTGGCGGATAAGGGACTAAACCCCTTTTATTTACCACTGGCGATTCGGCTCAATGAGGTCAATCAGCTCATGAGCGACTGTATTCGGTGTAATACCTGTGATGGCTTCCCCTGCATGGTTAAAGGGAAATCTGATTCTGATATCACCTGTATTCAGCCTGCGATGAATGCTGATAATCTGACGCTGCTCACAGGGGCGATGGTGCGGCGGCTTAAGACGAGTGCCTCAGGTAAAGAGGTTACGGGTGTCGAGGTTGAAATTGAGGGGGAACTAGAAACGTTCTCGGCCAATATTGTGGTGGTGGCTTGCGGAGCAATCAATTCGGCAGTTTTGTTGTTGCGATCGCAAACCGACCAACATCCCAACGGCCTCGCCAACGGCTCCGATCAGGTGGGGCGCAACTTCATGAAGCACCAGAACGGGGCGATTGTGGGCATCAGCCGCAAGCCCAATCCGTCAGTCTTCCAAAAAACGCTGGCGATTAACGACTACTACTGGGGCGAAGAGGGCTTTGACTACCCAATGGGCCACGTGCAGCTTTTGGGCAAAGTCAACAAAGACATGATGGTCTTAGATGCGCCGAAGTTGTCTCCAGGGATGGCGCTAGATGAGGCAGCAAAGCACTCTGTTGATTGGTGGTTGACCGCAGAAGACTTGCCGGAAGCAACCAATCGAGTTCGACTCCAGGATGACAAGATTACGCTGGAGTACACCGATAACAATACAGAGGCATTTAATCGTCTTTCTAACCGCTGGACGCATGTACTGAAATCGATTGAATGTGGCGACACGATCATGCCCTGTTCACTTTATTTCCGGAAGCGTATTCCTTTGCAAGGGGTGGCGCACCAGGTTGGAACCTGTCGATTTGGCACAGATCCTAAGACTTCTGTTTTGGATCTCAACTGTCGTGCTCATGAAGTAGACAACCTCTATGTTGTTGATGGCAGCTTTTTCCCGTCTAGCGGAGCGGTCAATCCTTCCCTAACGATTATGGCGAATGCAATGCGGGTTGGCGATCACCTACTGAAAAAACTTTAG